In one window of Elusimicrobiota bacterium DNA:
- a CDS encoding trypsin-like peptidase domain-containing protein — protein sequence MSRIFQMFLILCSIPASAASNDRDMRRATVQIHFTASNPDYAQPWQPGRQGGGTGSGVVIEGRRILTNGHVVANAAYLSVRKSGDIKKYPARVAFVGHDGETAVITVDDESFFEGTIPAKFGGLPYQRDKVAVYGYPIGGTDLSVTEGIVSRVGVTTYSHSARALLAVQTDAAINPGNSGGPVFRDGKLVGIAFQHSAGAQNIGYVVPMPIIERFLKDIEDGRYDGIPDLGVWWQSAENDGLRRFLGLPADNSGVLITKVAYGASAWDALKEGDALTKIDGVKIGQDGTIPFRDDERIDFSDLVSRRQVGDKVDAVVVRGGREQVVKIPMKPSADLVPGPRYDAKPSYFIAGGLVFMPLSDELIAARGAGFRVRSLSADGMPAPERTEVVVISHVLAHDFNRGYHNWSMAPVTRVNGRLIGNLKDLVAAFDARVEGSHEIECEHYSGYGENKGTRIVLDADAAARVMPAILARYGVPVDRSEDLRKP from the coding sequence ATGAGCCGAATCTTCCAGATGTTCCTTATCCTCTGCTCCATCCCCGCCTCCGCGGCGTCGAACGACCGCGACATGCGCCGCGCGACGGTGCAGATCCATTTCACGGCCAGCAACCCCGACTACGCCCAGCCGTGGCAGCCCGGCCGCCAGGGGGGAGGGACCGGCTCCGGGGTCGTCATCGAGGGACGGCGCATCCTGACCAACGGCCACGTCGTCGCCAACGCGGCCTACCTGTCGGTGCGCAAGTCGGGCGACATCAAGAAGTACCCCGCGCGCGTCGCCTTCGTCGGGCACGACGGCGAGACCGCGGTGATTACCGTCGACGACGAGTCCTTCTTCGAGGGCACGATCCCGGCGAAGTTCGGCGGCCTTCCCTATCAGCGCGACAAGGTCGCCGTCTACGGCTATCCGATCGGCGGCACCGACCTCTCGGTCACCGAGGGCATCGTCTCGCGCGTCGGCGTGACGACCTACTCCCACTCCGCGCGCGCGCTGCTGGCGGTGCAGACCGACGCGGCGATCAACCCCGGCAACTCCGGCGGACCCGTCTTCCGGGACGGCAAGCTCGTCGGCATCGCCTTCCAGCACAGCGCCGGCGCGCAGAACATCGGCTACGTCGTGCCGATGCCGATCATCGAGCGCTTCCTCAAGGACATCGAGGACGGGCGCTACGACGGCATCCCCGACCTCGGCGTCTGGTGGCAGAGCGCGGAGAACGACGGCTTGCGCCGCTTCCTCGGCCTCCCGGCGGACAACAGCGGCGTGCTCATCACCAAGGTCGCCTACGGCGCCTCGGCTTGGGACGCGCTGAAGGAGGGCGACGCCCTGACCAAGATCGACGGGGTCAAGATCGGCCAGGACGGGACCATCCCGTTCCGCGACGACGAGCGCATCGACTTCTCCGACCTCGTCAGCCGCCGCCAGGTCGGCGACAAGGTCGACGCCGTGGTCGTGCGCGGCGGCAGGGAGCAGGTCGTGAAGATCCCGATGAAGCCGTCGGCCGACCTCGTCCCCGGGCCCCGCTACGACGCCAAGCCCTCGTACTTCATCGCCGGCGGGCTCGTGTTCATGCCGCTCTCCGACGAGCTCATCGCCGCGCGCGGCGCCGGCTTCCGGGTCCGCTCCCTGTCCGCCGACGGGATGCCCGCGCCCGAGCGCACCGAGGTCGTCGTGATCTCCCACGTCCTGGCCCACGACTTCAACCGCGGCTATCACAACTGGTCGATGGCGCCCGTCACGCGCGTCAACGGCCGCCTGATCGGGAATCTCAAGGATCTCGTGGCTGCCTTCGACGCGCGCGTCGAAGGCAGCCATGAGATCGAATGCGAGCACTACTCCGGCTACGGCGAGAACAAGGGCACGCGCATCGTCCTCGACGCCGACGCGGCCGCGAGGGTCATGCCCGCGATCCTGGCGCGCTACGGCGTGCCCGTCGACCGCTCCGAGGACCTCAGGAAGCCCTGA
- a CDS encoding PorV/PorQ family protein — protein MKITLLAAFLFVLASQTSRAAETASFLDIGVGARGLGMGGAYTALVDDAGALYWNPSGLAKLEKREFTASHAEMFESTRLDFLAYAHPTSQGIFAAGLTYLSQGKIDGRDSSGRQTAGYDASDAALSLGYARKTEIADLGAAIKYLRSHIGGTEAQGAAVDIGAKRAFDRVSFGAALRNLGPGLKFQDQRNDLPLRLALGAAYRFAGGHAAAAEVVNGPRGAGTDASFGGEYQTIKNVYLRGGYTTQTAVTGGSGFDVARGLTLGLGLRNEKWSLDYAILPSGELGRSHRFSLGARW, from the coding sequence CTTCTCAGACCTCCCGGGCGGCCGAGACGGCGTCTTTCCTCGACATCGGCGTGGGCGCGCGCGGACTGGGCATGGGCGGGGCCTACACGGCGCTGGTCGACGACGCCGGCGCGCTGTACTGGAACCCTTCGGGGCTCGCCAAGCTCGAAAAGCGGGAGTTCACGGCGAGCCATGCCGAGATGTTCGAAAGCACGCGCCTCGACTTCCTGGCCTACGCGCATCCGACCAGCCAGGGGATCTTCGCGGCGGGTCTGACCTACTTGAGTCAGGGCAAGATCGACGGCCGCGACAGTTCAGGGCGGCAAACGGCGGGCTACGACGCCTCGGACGCGGCGCTGAGCCTGGGCTATGCCCGCAAGACGGAGATCGCCGATTTGGGCGCCGCCATCAAGTACCTGCGCAGCCATATCGGCGGAACGGAGGCGCAGGGAGCGGCCGTGGACATCGGCGCCAAGCGCGCGTTCGACAGGGTGAGCTTCGGCGCGGCGCTGCGCAACCTCGGCCCCGGCCTCAAGTTCCAGGACCAGCGCAACGACTTGCCGTTGAGACTCGCCCTCGGCGCGGCCTACAGGTTCGCCGGGGGCCACGCGGCGGCGGCCGAGGTGGTCAACGGCCCGCGCGGCGCGGGGACGGACGCCTCCTTCGGCGGCGAGTACCAGACGATCAAGAACGTGTACCTGCGTGGAGGCTACACGACGCAGACGGCAGTCACCGGCGGCTCGGGCTTCGACGTAGCGCGCGGCCTGACGTTGGGCCTGGGCCTGCGCAACGAGAAGTGGAGCCTCGACTACGCGATCCTACCCTCGGGCGAGCTCGGGCGCTCACACAGGTTCAGCCTCGGCGCCCGCTGGTGA
- a CDS encoding MATE family efflux transporter, whose protein sequence is MKIDFAWPEARSVLKLAGPIALTQIGMVLYGTVDMLFVGRLGPVAIASVGLGSMTYFTCFVVGMGVVMGIDSHSSKAFGAGRPDLCGQLLVHTLVLALAVALPIFFLFGFAGAAFRFIGVDPRAADGAVGYLAVLRWGVFPGLCFVACRQFLQSMSVTAPLLVAIVAGNLVNAALDWLLVFGSLGAPKLGVPGSAFATLAANATMFTVVAAASWRRLKAIAFKFHGWHRRLFVDVAALGLPAGAAMAVEVAVFSLVTALVGRLGAETLAAHQLTLNLASLTFMVPMGLSHAAAARVGQALGRGDRRAATASGRAATIMSVTFMAATGLAFAAAPRLILGLFGADDAVIAAATPLLYCGAAFQVFDGAQAVLTGALRGLGSTRRPLLINLLGHWLIGLPIGATLGFGLKWGATGLWLGLVAGLASVAILLWREWERMVVETGTVADPPASVTAPV, encoded by the coding sequence GTGAAGATCGATTTCGCGTGGCCCGAGGCGCGCTCCGTGCTCAAGCTCGCCGGGCCCATCGCCCTGACCCAGATCGGGATGGTGCTGTACGGCACCGTCGACATGCTGTTCGTCGGCCGCCTGGGGCCCGTCGCCATCGCCTCCGTCGGCTTGGGCTCGATGACCTACTTCACCTGCTTCGTCGTGGGCATGGGCGTCGTCATGGGCATCGACAGCCACTCCTCGAAGGCCTTCGGCGCCGGCCGCCCCGACCTGTGCGGCCAGCTGCTCGTGCACACGCTCGTCCTGGCGCTCGCCGTCGCCTTGCCGATCTTCTTCCTCTTCGGCTTTGCCGGGGCGGCGTTCCGCTTCATCGGGGTGGACCCGCGCGCGGCCGACGGCGCGGTCGGCTACCTCGCGGTCCTGCGCTGGGGCGTGTTCCCCGGGCTGTGCTTCGTCGCCTGCCGGCAGTTCCTCCAGTCCATGAGCGTGACCGCGCCCTTGCTCGTCGCGATCGTGGCGGGAAACCTCGTCAACGCGGCGCTCGACTGGCTCCTCGTCTTCGGCAGCCTCGGCGCGCCCAAGCTCGGCGTGCCCGGCTCGGCTTTTGCCACGCTCGCGGCCAACGCGACGATGTTCACGGTCGTCGCGGCCGCGTCGTGGAGACGCCTTAAGGCGATCGCCTTCAAGTTCCACGGCTGGCACCGGCGCCTGTTCGTCGACGTCGCCGCCCTCGGCCTGCCCGCGGGCGCGGCGATGGCCGTCGAAGTGGCCGTGTTCTCGCTGGTCACCGCGCTCGTCGGGCGCCTGGGCGCCGAGACCTTGGCCGCGCATCAGCTCACCTTGAACCTCGCGAGCCTGACCTTCATGGTGCCGATGGGCCTCTCGCACGCGGCGGCGGCGCGCGTCGGCCAGGCGCTCGGCCGGGGCGATCGGCGCGCGGCGACGGCCTCGGGACGAGCGGCGACGATCATGAGCGTGACGTTCATGGCCGCCACGGGCTTGGCCTTCGCCGCGGCTCCGCGCCTCATCCTCGGCCTGTTCGGCGCCGACGACGCGGTGATCGCGGCCGCCACTCCTCTCCTGTACTGCGGCGCCGCCTTCCAGGTCTTCGACGGCGCCCAGGCCGTCCTGACCGGCGCCCTGCGCGGCCTCGGCTCCACGCGCCGTCCTTTGCTGATCAACCTGCTCGGCCATTGGCTGATCGGCCTGCCCATCGGCGCGACCCTCGGCTTCGGCCTGAAATGGGGGGCGACGGGCCTGTGGCTCGGCCTCGTCGCGGGACTGGCGTCGGTCGCGATCCTGCTGTGGCGCGAGTGGGAGCGGATGGTCGTGGAAACCGGAACGGTTGCTGATCCGCCGGCAAGCGTCACCGCTCCGGTGTAG
- a CDS encoding zf-HC2 domain-containing protein produces MKFLPSCRDVSRHLSEALDSGRPLGLHVRLHLSLCEACRRVLAQFALIRHGASRAPEAGPSLSPEAKARLRGLLR; encoded by the coding sequence GTGAAGTTCCTCCCGTCCTGCCGCGACGTCTCCAGGCATCTCTCCGAGGCCCTCGACTCCGGACGGCCCCTCGGCCTGCACGTCCGCCTCCACCTGTCCCTGTGCGAGGCGTGCCGCCGCGTCCTCGCGCAGTTCGCGCTGATCCGCCACGGCGCCTCGCGCGCGCCCGAGGCGGGGCCGTCCCTCTCTCCCGAGGCCAAGGCGCGCCTGCGCGGGCTCCTCCGGTGA
- a CDS encoding sigma-70 family RNA polymerase sigma factor has protein sequence MTTDPSGWVDAYGDRLFRYALSRVRDEGAAEDLVQETLLAALKSRDRFQGGSSELTWMTGILRNKVFELYRRQAKEVPLLPSDEDADPQSEFFDARHWKSSQAPGDWGGEPARKAETAEFAAALRRCLDALSAGVARAFVLREMEGLAPDETAAALGVSRGHLAVLLYRARLRLRRCLEKSHFAPEAAA, from the coding sequence ATGACGACTGATCCCTCCGGCTGGGTCGACGCCTACGGCGACCGCCTGTTCCGCTACGCCCTGTCCCGCGTGCGCGACGAAGGCGCCGCCGAGGACCTGGTGCAGGAGACCTTGCTCGCGGCCCTGAAGTCCCGCGACCGCTTCCAGGGCGGCTCCTCCGAGCTGACCTGGATGACGGGCATACTCCGCAACAAGGTCTTCGAGCTCTACCGCCGCCAGGCCAAGGAGGTCCCGCTACTCCCGTCCGACGAGGACGCCGACCCCCAAAGCGAGTTCTTCGACGCGCGCCACTGGAAATCCTCCCAGGCGCCCGGCGACTGGGGCGGAGAGCCGGCCCGGAAGGCCGAGACCGCGGAGTTCGCGGCCGCGCTGCGCCGCTGCCTCGACGCGCTCTCCGCCGGCGTCGCCCGCGCCTTCGTCCTGCGCGAGATGGAGGGCCTGGCGCCGGACGAGACGGCCGCCGCCCTCGGCGTCTCCCGCGGCCATCTCGCCGTCCTCCTGTACCGCGCGCGCCTGCGCCTGCGCCGCTGCCTGGAGAAGAGCCACTTCGCGCCCGAGGCGGCCGCGTGA
- a CDS encoding pseudouridine synthase has product MAKTRIVALNKPYGVLTQFTDKDGKPTLSKFGLPAGVYPAGRLDFDSEGLLLLTDDGGLVHRLTDPRHAHPRVYWAQVERVPDEITLKELRKGVMLSDGKTLTCGARLLPEEPDLPPRNPPIRFRLNVPTAWIELTMIEGRNRQVRRMTAAVGHPCLRLVRAAIGKVSLKDLPPGKWRWVDKRELAVAAKR; this is encoded by the coding sequence ATGGCCAAGACGCGCATCGTCGCCCTCAACAAGCCCTACGGGGTCCTGACCCAGTTCACCGACAAGGACGGCAAGCCCACCTTGTCGAAGTTCGGGCTCCCCGCCGGCGTCTATCCCGCCGGCCGCCTCGACTTCGACAGCGAGGGGCTGCTGCTGCTGACCGACGACGGCGGGCTCGTGCACCGGCTGACGGACCCGCGGCACGCCCACCCGCGCGTGTACTGGGCGCAGGTCGAGCGGGTGCCCGACGAGATCACGCTCAAGGAGCTGCGCAAGGGCGTCATGCTCAGCGACGGCAAGACCTTGACCTGCGGCGCGCGCCTGCTCCCCGAGGAGCCCGACCTGCCGCCGCGCAACCCGCCGATCCGCTTCCGCCTCAACGTGCCGACCGCCTGGATCGAGCTGACGATGATCGAGGGCCGCAACCGCCAGGTCCGGCGCATGACCGCCGCGGTGGGGCATCCCTGCCTGCGCCTCGTGCGCGCGGCGATCGGCAAGGTGTCTCTGAAAGATCTGCCGCCAGGCAAATGGCGCTGGGTGGACAAGCGCGAGCTCGCCGTCGCCGCGAAGCGCTAA
- a CDS encoding RNA-binding transcriptional accessory protein yields the protein MIDRYPSLIAAELKLPAAGVNAVIGLLDQEATIPFIARYRKEATGNLDEVAITSVRDRLGQLKELDARKAAIMKSLEERNLITPELTAKVVGAATLAILEDIYLPYRPKKRTRAMIAKEKGLEPLAETLFAQGPGIPEELAKAFIDAEKGVKDAAEALAGARDIIAERVAEDAPARARLREVFFAKGEFHSKVITGKENEGAKFKDYFDWKEPAAKAPSHRVLAMRRGESEGFLYMRVSVSEEDTIPMLQGLFAKGAGPCAAQVRLAVEDAYRRLMSFSMETEVRLDTKKAADREAIAVFARNLREILMSSPLGHKAILSLDPGFRTGCKLVCLDRNGKLLHHDVVYPHTGEGGRAEAGLKIKKLAALHKSEVIAIGNGTAGRETEEFVRGLNLSGVTVVMVNESGASVYSASEAAREEFPNEDLTVRGAVSIGRRLMDPLAELVKIDPKSIGVGQYQHDVDQNGLKRSLDDTVVSCVNSVGVEVNSASKELLSYVSGLGPVLAKNIVEYRNENGAFASRAALKKVPRLGPKAFEQSAGFLRIRDGKNPLDASAVHPERYEIVEKMAADLGTTVSELIASASLRSKIDIKRYATAEVGEPTLRDILAELAKPGRDPRQGFEAFAFGAVSKLEDVKPGMKLPGIVTNVAAFGAFVDIGVHQDGLVHVSEVSDNFVKAPSDVLKVAQRVHVTVLEVDLARRRIALSLKSKPVIGSRDDRNSANAASRGSSSRPMQAKPQEAPVGAMAEALKAMMSKRRL from the coding sequence ATGATCGACCGATACCCCTCTCTCATCGCCGCCGAGCTCAAGCTGCCCGCCGCCGGAGTCAACGCCGTGATCGGCCTGCTCGACCAGGAGGCGACGATCCCGTTCATCGCGCGCTACCGCAAGGAGGCCACGGGCAACCTCGACGAGGTGGCTATCACCTCGGTGCGCGACCGCCTGGGGCAGCTCAAGGAGCTCGACGCGCGCAAGGCCGCGATCATGAAGTCGCTTGAGGAGCGCAACTTGATCACGCCCGAGCTGACGGCGAAGGTCGTCGGCGCGGCGACGCTCGCCATCCTCGAGGACATCTACCTGCCCTACCGCCCGAAGAAGCGCACGCGCGCGATGATCGCCAAGGAGAAGGGCCTCGAGCCGCTGGCCGAGACCCTCTTCGCCCAGGGCCCGGGGATCCCCGAGGAGCTGGCCAAGGCCTTCATCGACGCGGAAAAAGGCGTCAAGGACGCGGCCGAGGCGTTGGCCGGGGCGCGCGACATCATCGCCGAGCGCGTGGCCGAGGACGCCCCCGCCCGCGCCCGCCTGCGCGAGGTGTTCTTCGCCAAGGGCGAGTTCCACTCGAAGGTCATCACCGGCAAGGAAAACGAGGGCGCCAAGTTCAAGGACTACTTCGACTGGAAGGAGCCGGCGGCCAAGGCCCCGTCCCACCGCGTGCTGGCGATGCGCCGCGGCGAGTCCGAGGGGTTCCTGTATATGCGCGTGTCGGTCAGCGAGGAAGACACCATCCCGATGCTGCAGGGCCTGTTCGCCAAGGGCGCGGGCCCCTGCGCCGCCCAGGTGCGCCTCGCCGTCGAGGACGCCTACCGCCGGCTGATGTCCTTCTCGATGGAGACCGAGGTGCGCCTCGACACGAAGAAGGCGGCCGACCGCGAGGCGATCGCCGTGTTCGCGCGCAACCTGCGCGAGATCCTGATGTCCTCCCCCCTCGGGCACAAGGCCATCCTGTCGCTCGACCCGGGCTTCCGCACCGGCTGCAAGCTCGTCTGCCTCGACCGCAACGGCAAGCTGCTGCACCACGACGTCGTGTACCCGCACACCGGCGAGGGCGGACGCGCCGAGGCGGGGCTCAAGATCAAGAAGCTCGCCGCTTTGCACAAGAGCGAGGTCATCGCGATCGGCAACGGCACCGCCGGGCGCGAGACCGAGGAGTTCGTGCGCGGCCTGAACCTTTCGGGCGTCACCGTGGTCATGGTCAACGAGAGCGGCGCGTCCGTGTACTCCGCCTCCGAGGCCGCGCGCGAGGAGTTCCCCAACGAGGACCTGACCGTGCGCGGCGCGGTCTCCATCGGCCGCCGGCTCATGGACCCCTTGGCCGAATTGGTCAAGATCGATCCCAAGTCGATCGGCGTCGGCCAGTACCAGCACGACGTGGACCAGAACGGCCTCAAGCGCTCGCTCGACGACACCGTCGTGTCCTGCGTCAACAGCGTCGGCGTCGAGGTCAACAGCGCGTCGAAGGAGCTGCTGTCGTACGTTTCCGGGTTGGGGCCCGTGCTCGCCAAGAACATCGTCGAGTACCGCAACGAGAACGGCGCTTTCGCCTCGCGCGCCGCGCTCAAGAAGGTCCCCCGCCTCGGGCCCAAGGCCTTCGAGCAGTCGGCCGGCTTCCTGCGCATCCGCGACGGCAAGAACCCGCTCGACGCGAGCGCCGTCCATCCCGAGCGCTACGAGATCGTCGAGAAGATGGCCGCCGACCTGGGCACGACCGTCTCGGAGCTGATCGCCAGCGCGTCTTTGCGCTCGAAGATCGACATAAAGCGGTACGCGACCGCCGAGGTGGGCGAGCCCACCTTGCGCGACATCCTCGCCGAGCTGGCCAAGCCCGGCCGCGACCCGCGCCAGGGCTTCGAGGCGTTCGCCTTCGGCGCGGTCTCCAAGCTCGAGGACGTGAAGCCCGGCATGAAGCTGCCCGGCATCGTCACCAACGTCGCCGCCTTCGGCGCGTTCGTGGACATCGGCGTCCACCAGGACGGCCTCGTGCACGTCAGCGAGGTGTCGGATAATTTCGTGAAGGCGCCGTCCGACGTGCTCAAGGTCGCTCAGCGCGTGCACGTCACCGTGCTCGAGGTGGACCTGGCGCGCAGGCGCATCGCGCTGTCGCTGAAGAGCAAGCCCGTCATCGGCAGCCGCGACGACCGGAATTCCGCGAACGCCGCGAGCCGGGGCTCGTCGTCCCGCCCCATGCAGGCCAAGCCGCAGGAGGCGCCGGTCGGCGCCATGGCCGAGGCGCTCAAGGCGATGATGTCCAAGCGCCGGCTTTAA
- a CDS encoding DHCW motif cupin fold protein, protein MNITAIPFGTTDWSQVERVEHKGERGTAYWQTREFGPIRVRVVEYSPGYLADHWCAKGHILLCTDGELQTELKDGRRFTLKPGMSYQVSDNGEPHRSYTEVGAKIFIVD, encoded by the coding sequence ATGAACATAACTGCGATCCCATTCGGCACTACGGACTGGTCTCAAGTCGAGCGCGTCGAACATAAGGGCGAACGCGGGACGGCCTACTGGCAAACCCGGGAGTTCGGCCCCATCCGCGTACGCGTGGTCGAGTACTCGCCGGGTTACCTGGCCGATCACTGGTGCGCGAAGGGCCACATCCTGCTGTGCACCGACGGGGAATTGCAGACCGAGCTCAAGGACGGCCGTCGATTCACGCTCAAGCCCGGCATGAGCTATCAGGTCTCGGATAACGGCGAACCGCATCGTTCGTACACCGAAGTCGGCGCGAAGATCTTCATCGTGGATTGA
- a CDS encoding YdeI/OmpD-associated family protein → MRTGALSAGSSRTLTIRSCGRARGRRIRGPSFKVTAKRKPTPRTPHRLPADLRQAVASDAAARTVWADITPLARNEWICWVTSAKKEATRTHRIAVGLDKMRKGMRRPCCWPGCPHR, encoded by the coding sequence ATGAGAACTGGAGCGTTAAGCGCAGGCAGCAGTCGCACGCTGACCATTCGATCCTGCGGACGCGCGCGTGGCAGGAGAATTCGCGGACCTTCATTCAAAGTGACGGCGAAACGAAAACCCACCCCTAGAACTCCGCATCGCCTGCCCGCGGATCTCCGCCAAGCCGTCGCGTCCGACGCCGCCGCGAGGACCGTCTGGGCCGACATCACGCCGCTGGCGCGCAACGAGTGGATCTGCTGGGTGACATCCGCCAAGAAAGAAGCGACGAGAACTCACCGCATAGCGGTCGGTCTTGATAAGATGCGCAAAGGCATGCGCCGGCCCTGTTGTTGGCCGGGCTGTCCTCACAGGTGA